In Roseisolibacter agri, the following proteins share a genomic window:
- a CDS encoding RagB/SusD family nutrient uptake outer membrane protein, whose protein sequence is MRPLTRRLGAAAVAAALLATACGDVLEVRNPGPIPDEDLNRVDAVQSLVNGMSLDLSRALDPLTQGTAIMADELYHGGSYAAEGLWNRGIINAEDVNGLWGNTHRARWVAESGIERLKTVLGQAEFDRSPFAARAYIYAGLANRTLGELFCDAVIDGGKREANTVHFARAEAQFTEAIRIAGAVTPTAVRDSLQRVAYGGRASVRAWQGKWAEAAQDAAQVPTAYTFVAFYSTNRAIENNDTAFETQQTGGRREFTVFNTFWATVTDDPRVPWLSTTLNGQDGRTRFFRQMKYPNLDSDIPLVKGTEMLILRAEERLRAGDVAGAMQRINDVRTFHKLPAVTATTAEQAWPILQRERGATTWIESRRLWDLRRWNAEPAPIKNTFLDSRAKCIPISENERLSNPNL, encoded by the coding sequence ATGCGACCGCTCACGAGACGCCTCGGCGCCGCGGCGGTCGCCGCCGCCCTCCTCGCCACCGCCTGCGGCGACGTGCTGGAGGTCCGGAACCCCGGCCCCATCCCCGACGAGGACCTCAACCGCGTCGACGCGGTGCAGTCGCTCGTCAACGGCATGTCGCTCGACCTCTCGCGCGCCCTCGACCCGCTGACGCAGGGCACGGCGATCATGGCCGACGAGCTGTATCACGGCGGCAGCTACGCGGCCGAGGGGCTGTGGAACCGCGGGATCATCAACGCGGAGGACGTCAACGGCCTCTGGGGCAACACGCACCGCGCGCGGTGGGTCGCGGAGTCGGGCATCGAGCGCCTCAAGACGGTGCTCGGCCAGGCCGAGTTCGACCGCTCGCCCTTCGCGGCGCGCGCCTACATCTACGCGGGGCTCGCCAACCGCACGCTCGGGGAGCTGTTCTGCGACGCGGTGATCGACGGCGGGAAGCGCGAGGCGAACACGGTCCACTTCGCGCGCGCCGAGGCGCAGTTCACGGAGGCGATCCGCATCGCGGGCGCCGTCACGCCGACCGCGGTGCGCGACTCGCTGCAGCGCGTCGCCTACGGCGGGCGCGCCTCGGTGCGCGCGTGGCAGGGCAAGTGGGCGGAGGCCGCGCAGGACGCCGCGCAGGTTCCCACGGCGTACACGTTCGTGGCGTTCTACTCGACCAACCGCGCGATCGAGAACAACGACACCGCCTTCGAGACGCAGCAGACGGGCGGGCGGCGCGAGTTCACGGTGTTCAACACGTTCTGGGCCACGGTCACGGACGACCCGCGCGTGCCGTGGCTCTCGACGACGCTGAACGGGCAGGACGGGCGCACGCGCTTCTTCCGCCAGATGAAGTACCCGAACCTCGACTCCGACATCCCGCTGGTGAAGGGGACGGAGATGCTGATCCTGCGCGCGGAGGAGCGCCTGCGGGCCGGCGACGTGGCGGGGGCGATGCAGCGGATCAACGACGTGCGCACGTTTCACAAGCTTCCGGCGGTGACCGCGACGACGGCCGAGCAGGCGTGGCCCATCCTGCAGCGCGAGCGCGGCGCGACGACCTGGATCGAGTCGCGGCGGCTGTGGGACCTGCGCCGCTGGAACGCCGAGCCGGCGCCGATCAAGAACACCTTCCTCGACAGCCGCGCGAAGTGCATCCCGATCAGCGAGAACGAGCGGCTCTCGAACCCGAACCTGTAG
- a CDS encoding sigma-70 family RNA polymerase sigma factor — MTPPAASPGDDVALVARVAAGDAEALGALYDRHGGGAYALALAMLRDHADADDAVAGAFEQLWRSASTFDPSRGSVAAWLTMMTRSRALDLLRAQRRRAAAVERAMAERTAGDDPSGVTAVPLGAPEPADAAVERGELAQAVRASLATLPDAQRAAIELAFFGGLSHADVAATLGQPLGTVKTRIRDGMRKLRDALRPHWRGAA; from the coding sequence GTGACGCCGCCCGCCGCGTCGCCCGGCGACGACGTGGCGCTCGTCGCGCGCGTCGCGGCGGGCGACGCGGAGGCGCTCGGCGCGCTGTACGACCGTCATGGCGGCGGCGCGTATGCGCTCGCGCTCGCGATGCTGCGCGACCACGCGGATGCCGACGACGCGGTGGCGGGCGCGTTCGAGCAGCTCTGGCGCTCCGCGTCGACCTTCGACCCTTCGCGCGGCAGCGTGGCCGCCTGGCTCACGATGATGACCCGTTCCCGTGCGCTCGATCTCCTGCGCGCGCAGCGTCGTCGTGCCGCGGCGGTGGAGCGCGCGATGGCGGAGCGGACGGCCGGCGACGATCCGTCGGGGGTGACCGCCGTCCCGCTCGGGGCCCCCGAGCCGGCCGATGCGGCGGTCGAGCGCGGCGAGCTGGCGCAGGCGGTGCGCGCCTCGCTGGCCACGCTTCCGGACGCGCAGCGCGCGGCGATCGAGCTGGCCTTCTTCGGTGGCCTCTCGCACGCCGACGTGGCCGCGACGCTGGGCCAGCCGCTCGGCACCGTGAAGACGCGCATCCGGGACGGCATGCGCAAGCTGCGCGACGCGCTCCGCCCGCACTGGCGAGGGGCCGCGTGA
- a CDS encoding DNA polymerase domain-containing protein, which yields MKAAAAQWLWGWDPTPGIVSVHAEHDGRAVVWRRLPETGALVREDARFRPWLLLDRLDDLRHLGPALGPEGDARATVWHRELEGPGALRWLVSAADGRALSAALLLGASQRLDRRVGHVAELPEDTILRLPPDEQYLVATGRTYFRDLPFDALHRLQFDLETTGLDARRDRIFMVSVRYPNGDTEVLEAAGDEAADEAALIRRLVARVRDADPDVVENHNLHGFDLPFLDRRARTLGVLLALGRLDEPGLRTRAALRGAPGPNADDHRRVRFVAPGRELIDTLDAVRRHDVGRRDLPGHGLKAVARHLGIAAPDREYIRGDRIHETYRTDPERVRRYATDDVREVAELSRMLGGPAYALAQLVPRRYERLADAGAATGMIDPTLVRAYLRAGQALPAHEAGDDTPHSGAALHLFATGVAHRVVKADVASLYPSLMRAYRIGPARDRLGALLALVDDLVERRLDAKARARAAAPGSAERHSHDAMAAALKIVVNSAYGYLAAGGELTRFADVHAANEVTRRGRELLALLCRELAARGVTLLEADTDGAYFAVPESWTEADERRVVSEVAALLPPLVQLELEGRYAAMLSHEPKNYALLDHDGTLTLRGVAFRSSRSEPFGERFLRAAIGRLLVGDIAGVRAAYLASIAALRGRALPTSDVASQVRLTKAPEQYTSTRASRRELAYEALLASGRTRWRAGDRVRVYRKQGGEGGVAPSEDDAPTDDPRDYDVAYYARLLRSSYAERLARAFTPEDFGVVFADADQLTLFAPSLHAIRPILRVLPSTSA from the coding sequence GTGAAGGCCGCCGCGGCGCAATGGCTCTGGGGCTGGGACCCGACGCCCGGCATCGTCTCCGTCCACGCGGAGCACGACGGGCGGGCGGTGGTGTGGCGCCGCCTTCCCGAGACGGGAGCGCTCGTGCGCGAGGACGCGCGCTTCCGCCCGTGGCTCCTCCTCGACCGCCTCGACGACCTGCGCCACCTCGGTCCCGCGCTCGGTCCCGAGGGCGACGCGCGTGCGACGGTGTGGCACCGCGAGCTCGAAGGACCGGGCGCGCTGCGCTGGCTCGTCAGCGCCGCGGACGGGCGTGCGCTCTCCGCCGCACTGCTGCTCGGCGCGTCGCAGCGTCTCGATCGTCGGGTCGGCCACGTCGCCGAGCTGCCCGAGGACACGATCCTCCGGCTGCCGCCGGACGAGCAGTACCTCGTCGCGACGGGACGCACCTACTTCCGCGACCTCCCGTTCGACGCGCTGCATCGCCTGCAGTTCGACCTCGAGACGACGGGGCTCGACGCGCGGCGCGACCGCATCTTCATGGTCTCGGTGCGCTACCCGAACGGCGACACCGAGGTGCTCGAGGCGGCGGGTGACGAGGCAGCCGACGAGGCGGCTCTCATCCGACGCCTGGTGGCGCGGGTGCGCGACGCCGATCCCGACGTCGTCGAGAACCACAACCTGCACGGCTTCGACCTCCCCTTCCTCGATCGGCGCGCGCGCACGCTCGGCGTGCTGCTCGCCCTCGGAAGATTGGACGAGCCGGGGCTGCGGACGCGCGCCGCCCTGCGCGGCGCGCCCGGTCCGAACGCGGACGATCACCGGCGCGTGCGCTTCGTCGCGCCGGGCCGCGAGCTGATCGACACGCTGGACGCCGTGCGACGGCACGACGTCGGCAGACGCGACCTGCCGGGGCACGGGCTGAAGGCGGTCGCGCGGCACCTCGGGATCGCGGCGCCCGACCGCGAGTACATCCGCGGCGACCGGATCCACGAGACCTACCGCACCGACCCGGAGCGCGTCCGGCGCTACGCGACCGACGACGTGCGGGAGGTGGCCGAGCTCTCGCGCATGCTGGGCGGGCCGGCGTACGCGCTCGCGCAGCTCGTGCCGCGTCGGTACGAGCGACTCGCCGACGCCGGCGCGGCCACCGGCATGATCGACCCCACGCTCGTGCGCGCGTACCTGCGCGCGGGCCAGGCGCTGCCCGCGCACGAGGCGGGCGACGACACGCCGCACAGCGGCGCGGCGCTGCACCTGTTCGCGACCGGCGTCGCGCATCGCGTCGTGAAGGCCGACGTGGCGAGCCTGTACCCGTCGCTCATGCGCGCCTACCGCATCGGGCCCGCGCGCGACCGACTCGGCGCGCTGCTCGCGCTCGTGGACGACCTGGTCGAGCGGCGCCTCGATGCGAAGGCGCGCGCACGCGCGGCGGCGCCGGGTTCGGCGGAGCGGCACTCGCACGACGCGATGGCGGCCGCGCTCAAGATCGTCGTCAACTCGGCATACGGATACCTCGCGGCCGGCGGTGAGCTCACGCGCTTCGCCGACGTGCACGCCGCGAACGAGGTGACGCGCCGCGGCCGCGAGCTGCTCGCGCTGCTGTGCCGGGAGCTCGCCGCGCGCGGCGTGACGCTCCTCGAGGCCGACACCGACGGCGCCTACTTCGCCGTGCCCGAGTCGTGGACCGAGGCGGACGAGCGTCGCGTCGTGTCGGAGGTCGCCGCCCTGCTGCCGCCGCTCGTGCAGCTGGAGCTGGAGGGGCGCTACGCGGCGATGCTGTCGCACGAGCCGAAGAACTACGCGCTGCTCGACCACGACGGGACGCTGACGCTGCGCGGCGTCGCCTTCCGCTCGAGCCGCTCGGAGCCCTTCGGCGAGCGCTTCCTGCGCGCGGCGATCGGGCGCCTGCTGGTCGGCGACATCGCCGGCGTGCGGGCGGCGTACCTCGCGAGCATTGCCGCGCTGCGCGGCCGCGCGCTCCCCACGTCCGACGTCGCGTCGCAGGTGCGGCTCACGAAGGCGCCGGAGCAGTACACCTCGACGCGCGCGAGCCGGCGCGAGCTGGCCTACGAGGCGCTGCTCGCGAGCGGACGGACGCGCTGGCGCGCGGGCGACCGCGTGCGCGTCTACCGGAAGCAGGGCGGCGAGGGCGGGGTCGCGCCGTCGGAGGACGACGCCCCGACCGACGATCCGCGCGACTACGACGTCGCGTACTACGCGCGCCTGCTCCGCTCCAGCTACGCGGAGCGTCTGGCGCGCGCGTTCACGCCGGAGGACTTCGGCGTCGTCTTCGCCGATGCGGACCAGCTCACGCTGTTCGCGCCGTCCCTGCACGCGATCCGCCCGATCCTGCGGGTCCTGCCATCCACCTCTGCGTGA
- a CDS encoding ATP-binding response regulator: MGGASGAGDGPAILLVDDVPANLVALTGVLAPLVAEHGLRVITASTADEALRHALAEGGRLAVIVLDVMMPGTDGPALARLIRARRQTAHVPVLFVTALDAERRRLTEAYQSGAVDYLTKPLEPSVIRAKVAAFVALHRTRAEQEARERRRFADQARAEVDATRARLALVLDSLPDAVSVFDRQWRYLYVNPAAAEIQRAAGLAPEAVLGQVLWDVLPELRGTRLEAEFRRAVAEGCLVTYEEHVERLDQWIERRLIPAPDGTCTVISRDVTAQRRAAAALRASERRLAGLVDETAAARAAAEDANAAKSRFLAAMSHELRTPLNAIIGHVALVEDEVYGPVTAGQRDALARVRRAQQHLLTLIRDVLDLSKLEAGHVEYTLEPVRLASVMAEATTMLEPQAAAARLALEVRLPDDSLEVWADVEKLRQIVLNLLGNSMKFTLPGGRVWLELVEPVDAPDVVHLRVHDTGIGIPAAQLGRVFEPFVQVHDRARAVLASAGRADGTGLGLAISRDLARGMGGDLTVESTEGVGSTFTVVLRRAVLPSGEPTDRRSPDERRAGDERRSGDDRRDPR, from the coding sequence GTGGGTGGTGCGTCCGGCGCGGGCGACGGGCCGGCGATCCTGCTCGTGGACGACGTGCCGGCGAACCTCGTCGCCCTGACCGGGGTGCTCGCGCCGCTCGTCGCCGAGCATGGGCTGCGCGTCATCACGGCATCCACCGCGGACGAGGCGCTGCGCCACGCGCTCGCCGAGGGTGGGCGGCTCGCCGTGATCGTGCTCGACGTCATGATGCCCGGCACCGACGGGCCGGCGCTGGCGCGGCTGATTCGCGCGCGGCGCCAGACGGCGCACGTGCCGGTGCTCTTCGTGACCGCGCTCGACGCGGAGCGGCGGCGGCTCACCGAGGCGTACCAGTCGGGCGCCGTCGACTACCTCACGAAGCCGCTCGAGCCGAGCGTCATCCGCGCCAAGGTCGCGGCGTTCGTCGCGCTGCACCGCACCCGGGCGGAGCAGGAGGCGCGGGAGCGTCGCCGCTTCGCCGACCAGGCGCGCGCCGAGGTCGACGCGACGCGCGCGCGGCTCGCGCTCGTCCTCGACAGCCTGCCGGACGCGGTGAGCGTGTTCGACCGGCAGTGGCGCTACCTGTACGTGAATCCCGCGGCCGCCGAGATCCAGCGCGCCGCCGGGCTGGCTCCGGAGGCGGTGCTGGGGCAGGTGCTGTGGGACGTCCTGCCCGAGCTCCGGGGCACGCGCCTCGAGGCGGAGTTCCGCCGCGCGGTGGCCGAAGGGTGCCTGGTCACCTACGAGGAGCACGTCGAGCGCCTCGACCAGTGGATCGAGCGGCGGCTGATCCCGGCGCCCGACGGCACGTGCACCGTGATCTCGCGCGACGTGACGGCGCAGCGGCGCGCCGCGGCCGCGCTGCGGGCGAGCGAGCGGCGGCTCGCGGGCCTCGTGGACGAGACGGCCGCCGCGCGCGCCGCCGCCGAGGACGCGAACGCGGCGAAGAGCCGCTTCCTCGCCGCGATGAGCCACGAGCTCCGCACCCCGCTCAACGCCATCATCGGGCACGTGGCCCTGGTCGAGGACGAGGTGTACGGCCCGGTGACCGCGGGGCAACGCGACGCGCTCGCCCGGGTGCGTCGCGCCCAGCAGCATCTGCTGACCCTCATCCGGGACGTGCTGGACCTCTCGAAGCTCGAGGCCGGCCACGTGGAGTACACGCTCGAGCCGGTCCGGCTCGCGTCGGTCATGGCCGAGGCGACCACGATGCTGGAGCCGCAGGCGGCGGCCGCACGGCTCGCCCTCGAGGTGCGACTGCCGGACGACTCGCTGGAGGTGTGGGCCGACGTCGAGAAGCTGCGGCAGATCGTGCTGAACCTCCTCGGCAACTCGATGAAGTTCACGCTGCCCGGGGGGCGCGTGTGGCTCGAGCTCGTGGAGCCGGTGGACGCGCCGGACGTCGTTCATCTGCGCGTCCATGACACCGGCATCGGCATCCCCGCCGCGCAGCTCGGGCGCGTGTTCGAGCCGTTCGTGCAGGTGCACGACCGCGCGCGCGCGGTGCTGGCGTCGGCCGGCCGGGCCGACGGCACGGGGCTGGGCCTCGCGATCAGCCGCGACCTCGCACGCGGCATGGGGGGCGACCTCACCGTGGAGAGCACCGAAGGCGTCGGCTCGACGTTCACCGTGGTGCTGCGACGCGCCGTGCTGCCGTCGGGCGAGCCGACGGACCGCCGGAGCCCGGACGAGCGCCGCGCGGGGGACGAGCGGCGGAGCGGCGACGACCGGCGCGACCCGCGCTGA
- a CDS encoding anti-sigma factor yields MSASGDRPVAGDDPVGMHPEADLAAAYALGALAPAERGDFEAHLAGCAECRAEVRAMHETAALLARAVPAASPPPALRTRIVETARRDAAARRHPASAAPTPVVPLERRRRAGLLPWFAAAAALALAVGLGSAWRGERASRLGLERALADARARVGEGDALRGALAERDSLLAAVLDRDVRTAHLASTGAGPDVRVIWNRRRGLVVLTASALPQLPKGRTYQLWGIPQGGTPRSLGTFDAGPVGVTRALFRTGADAPLALAAITEEPTGGSPQPTSAPLLAGPLKGD; encoded by the coding sequence GTGAGCGCCAGCGGCGATCGGCCCGTCGCCGGGGACGACCCGGTGGGCATGCACCCGGAAGCCGACCTCGCGGCGGCCTACGCGCTCGGCGCGCTCGCCCCGGCGGAGCGCGGCGACTTCGAGGCGCACCTCGCGGGGTGCGCGGAGTGCCGGGCCGAGGTGCGCGCGATGCACGAGACGGCGGCGCTGCTGGCCCGCGCGGTGCCGGCCGCGTCCCCGCCGCCGGCCCTGCGCACGCGGATCGTGGAGACCGCGCGGCGCGACGCGGCAGCCCGCCGGCATCCCGCCAGTGCCGCGCCGACGCCGGTGGTGCCGCTCGAGCGGCGTCGGCGCGCGGGGCTGCTGCCCTGGTTCGCGGCGGCGGCCGCGCTCGCGCTCGCGGTGGGTCTCGGCAGCGCGTGGCGCGGCGAGCGCGCGTCGCGCCTCGGCCTCGAGCGCGCCCTGGCCGATGCGCGTGCGCGCGTCGGCGAGGGGGACGCGCTGCGGGGCGCGCTCGCGGAGCGCGACTCGCTGCTGGCCGCGGTGCTGGACCGCGACGTGCGCACCGCGCACCTCGCCAGCACCGGCGCGGGACCGGACGTGCGGGTGATCTGGAACCGTCGGCGGGGCCTCGTGGTGCTCACGGCCAGCGCGCTGCCGCAGCTGCCGAAGGGGCGCACCTACCAGCTCTGGGGAATCCCGCAGGGCGGCACGCCGCGCTCGCTCGGCACCTTCGACGCGGGACCGGTGGGCGTGACGCGGGCGCTGTTCCGCACGGGCGCCGATGCCCCGCTCGCGCTCGCGGCCATCACCGAGGAGCCCACGGGCGGCTCGCCGCAGCCGACGAGCGCGCCGCTGCTCGCCGGGCCGCTGAAAGGGGACTAG
- a CDS encoding fasciclin domain-containing protein, producing the protein MSRTVRLTAAALVLSAAPLAAQARLTAGASAGTVMVGAQAMYPTRDIVDNAVNSADHTTLVAAVKAAGLVETLKGKGPFTVFAPTNNAFAALPAGTVESLVKPENRATLTGILTYHVAAGSWDAAALERAIRAGGGTATIKTVNGGSLSAMMNGPRNIVVRDAKGGVANIPTYDVRQSNGVIHVVDRVLMPGM; encoded by the coding sequence ATGTCACGCACCGTCCGCCTGACCGCCGCCGCCCTCGTCCTCTCCGCCGCGCCCCTCGCCGCGCAGGCCCGTCTGACCGCGGGCGCCTCCGCCGGCACCGTGATGGTCGGCGCGCAGGCCATGTATCCGACCAGGGACATCGTCGACAACGCCGTCAACTCGGCGGATCACACGACGCTCGTCGCCGCGGTGAAGGCGGCCGGTCTCGTCGAGACGCTGAAGGGGAAGGGGCCGTTCACCGTCTTCGCCCCGACCAACAACGCCTTTGCCGCGCTTCCCGCCGGCACCGTCGAGAGCCTGGTGAAGCCGGAGAACAGGGCGACGCTCACGGGGATCCTCACGTACCACGTCGCCGCCGGGAGCTGGGACGCGGCGGCCCTCGAGCGCGCGATCCGCGCCGGCGGCGGTACCGCGACCATCAAGACCGTGAACGGCGGCTCGCTGTCCGCGATGATGAACGGCCCCCGCAACATCGTCGTGCGCGACGCGAAGGGAGGCGTCGCGAACATCCCGACGTACGACGTCCGCCAGTCGAACGGCGTGATCCACGTCGTCGACCGCGTCCTCATGCCGGGCATGTGA
- a CDS encoding HD domain-containing phosphohydrolase, translated as MNDDPGEPITPLQPVALAGARILLVDDEDEHARLVQRVLAGPEIADVRVTTDARGVSALCAEYRPDVVLLDLSMPDRDGFGVLQDLAADPDGDRSLPVLVLTGDVSAEARRRALALGARDFVAKPFDPDELRLRVRNLLEMRTLQRTLEAQNARLEARVRERTRELDETQFEVLARLAIAAEFRDDDTGRHTQRVGELAARLGAALGLPSERVELVRRAAPLHDVGKIAIPDEVLRKPDKLTPAELEVMKAHAAVGARILSGGRSPLVQTAERIARSHHERWDGTGYPDGLAGEAIPLEARLVAVADVFDALTHARPYRAAWAMVDVLALIRAGAGTHFDPAVVEALFGAECSAYVAAAAMPD; from the coding sequence GTGAACGACGATCCTGGAGAGCCGATCACGCCGCTGCAGCCCGTGGCGCTGGCGGGCGCGCGCATCCTGCTGGTGGACGACGAGGACGAGCACGCGCGCCTCGTGCAGCGCGTCCTCGCGGGACCGGAGATCGCCGACGTGCGTGTCACGACCGACGCGCGCGGCGTCTCCGCGCTCTGCGCCGAGTACCGGCCGGACGTCGTGCTGCTCGACCTGTCGATGCCGGACCGCGACGGGTTCGGCGTGCTGCAGGACCTCGCCGCCGATCCCGATGGCGACCGGTCGCTGCCGGTGCTCGTGCTGACCGGCGACGTCAGCGCGGAGGCGCGTCGGCGCGCGCTCGCGCTCGGGGCGCGCGACTTCGTGGCGAAGCCGTTCGACCCGGACGAGCTCCGGCTCCGCGTGCGCAACCTCCTCGAGATGCGCACGCTGCAGCGGACGCTCGAGGCGCAGAACGCCCGGCTGGAGGCGCGGGTCCGCGAGCGCACGCGCGAGCTGGACGAGACGCAGTTCGAGGTGCTGGCGCGCCTCGCGATCGCCGCCGAGTTCCGCGACGACGACACCGGCCGGCACACGCAGCGCGTCGGCGAGCTCGCGGCGCGGCTCGGCGCCGCGCTCGGGCTCCCGTCCGAGCGGGTGGAGCTCGTGCGCCGCGCCGCGCCGCTGCACGACGTCGGGAAGATCGCCATCCCGGACGAGGTCCTCCGCAAGCCGGACAAGCTCACGCCGGCGGAGCTGGAGGTCATGAAGGCGCACGCCGCCGTGGGCGCGCGCATCCTCTCGGGCGGGCGCTCGCCGCTGGTGCAGACGGCGGAGCGGATCGCGCGCAGCCACCACGAGCGGTGGGACGGCACCGGCTACCCGGACGGGCTGGCGGGGGAGGCGATCCCGCTCGAGGCGCGGCTGGTGGCCGTGGCCGACGTGTTCGACGCGCTCACGCACGCGCGGCCGTACCGCGCCGCGTGGGCGATGGTCGACGTGCTGGCGCTCATCCGCGCCGGGGCCGGCACGCACTTCGACCCGGCCGTCGTCGAGGCGCTGTTCGGCGCGGAGTGCTCGGCCTACGTCGCCGCCGCTGCCATGCCGGACTGA